In one Achromobacter spanius genomic region, the following are encoded:
- a CDS encoding UxaA family hydrolase: MSQNELAFIRIHPADNVVIARRQLVSGTRLEGEGVTVQGLVPPGHKVAVRAIAAGEPVRRYNQIIGVARQAIAAGQHVHTHNLEFSEFERDYAVGQGAHATDYVAQPATFDGIVRPDGRIATRNYIGILTSVNCSATVARAIADHFRRDIHPEALAACPNVDGVVALTHGAGCATGSEGEPLKVLRRTLGGYARHANFGGLMVVGLGCETNQIGGLMEQEGLRESGLLHTFNIQDTGGTRKTVARGIELVERMLDQASQVRRQPVPASHLTVGLQCGGSDGYSGISANPALGAAVDLLVRHGGTAILSETPEIYGGEHLLTRRAQTPDVAEKLLARVRWWEDYCARNDAEMDNNPSAGNKAGGLTTILEKSLGAIAKSGTTNLTDVFEYAEPVRTRGLVFMDTPGYDPVSATGQVAGGANLICFTTGRGSAYGCAPAPSLKLSTNTALWQRQSDDIDINCGEVVDGAQSVAQMGERIFQLMLQTASGRRTRSEEHGYGQNEFVPWQLGAVM, from the coding sequence ATGTCCCAGAACGAATTGGCGTTCATCCGCATCCACCCGGCGGACAACGTGGTGATCGCCCGGCGCCAACTGGTCAGCGGCACGCGGCTGGAAGGCGAAGGCGTGACGGTGCAGGGGCTGGTGCCGCCCGGCCACAAAGTGGCCGTGCGCGCCATTGCGGCGGGTGAGCCGGTGCGCCGCTACAACCAGATCATCGGCGTGGCGCGGCAGGCCATCGCGGCCGGGCAGCACGTGCACACGCACAACCTGGAGTTCTCGGAATTCGAGCGCGACTACGCGGTAGGGCAGGGCGCGCACGCGACCGATTACGTGGCGCAGCCTGCCACCTTCGATGGCATCGTGCGCCCCGATGGCCGAATCGCCACGCGCAACTACATCGGCATCCTGACCAGCGTGAACTGTTCGGCTACCGTCGCGCGCGCCATCGCCGACCACTTCCGCCGAGACATCCATCCCGAGGCGCTGGCCGCCTGTCCGAACGTGGACGGCGTGGTGGCGCTTACGCACGGCGCGGGCTGTGCCACCGGCAGCGAAGGTGAGCCGCTGAAAGTGCTGCGCCGCACGCTGGGCGGCTATGCGCGCCACGCCAACTTCGGTGGCCTGATGGTGGTGGGGCTGGGTTGCGAAACCAATCAGATCGGCGGCTTGATGGAACAAGAAGGGCTGCGTGAAAGCGGGCTCTTGCATACCTTCAACATCCAGGACACGGGCGGTACGCGCAAAACCGTGGCGCGTGGCATTGAACTGGTCGAGCGCATGCTGGACCAGGCCAGTCAGGTGCGGCGCCAGCCGGTGCCGGCCAGCCATTTGACGGTGGGCCTGCAATGCGGCGGTTCCGACGGCTATTCGGGCATCAGCGCCAACCCGGCGCTGGGCGCGGCGGTGGATCTGCTGGTGCGTCATGGCGGTACCGCGATCCTGTCGGAAACGCCCGAGATCTATGGCGGCGAACACCTGCTGACGCGCCGCGCTCAAACGCCCGACGTGGCTGAAAAACTATTGGCGCGCGTGCGCTGGTGGGAAGACTACTGCGCCCGCAACGACGCCGAGATGGACAACAACCCATCGGCCGGCAACAAGGCGGGCGGCCTGACCACCATTCTTGAAAAATCGCTGGGCGCCATCGCCAAGAGCGGCACCACCAACCTGACCGACGTGTTCGAGTACGCCGAACCCGTGCGCACGCGCGGTCTGGTGTTCATGGACACGCCGGGCTACGACCCCGTGTCCGCCACCGGCCAGGTGGCGGGCGGCGCCAACCTGATCTGCTTCACCACGGGCCGGGGGTCCGCCTATGGCTGCGCACCCGCGCCGTCCTTGAAGCTGTCGACCAACACCGCCTTGTGGCAGCGCCAGTCCGACGACATCGACATCAATTGCGGTGAAGTGGTGGACGGCGCGCAAAGCGTGGCGCAGATGGGCGAACGCATTTTTCAGTTGATGCTGCAAACGGCATCGGGCCGCCGCACGCGCAGCGAAGAGCATGGGTATGGGCAGAACGAATTCGTGCCGTGGCAACTGGGCGCGGTGATGTAG
- a CDS encoding fumarylacetoacetate hydrolase family protein, translated as MKLMRYGAKGAEKPGLIDAQGKVRDLSSVLPDITAQTLSAARLAELRALDASTLPLVANPGRVAPPWSGMGKFICIGLNYADHAAESGLPVPAEPVIFMKPTSAVVGPNDPVVLPQDSIKTDWEVELGVVIGEKARYVSEADAMKHVAGYCVVNDVSEREYQIERGGTWDKGKGCDTFGPIGPWLATADEIPNPQDLEMWLEVNGKRYQNGSTRTMVFGVAQLVAYVSRFMTLYPGDLISTGTPPGVGMGQKPAPIYLKAGDEIKLGIAGLGEQRQRVHAWDPALIDG; from the coding sequence ATGAAATTGATGCGCTATGGCGCTAAAGGTGCCGAGAAGCCCGGCCTGATCGACGCGCAGGGCAAGGTGCGTGACCTGTCTTCCGTGCTGCCCGACATCACCGCACAAACGCTCAGCGCTGCGCGCCTGGCTGAACTGCGTGCGCTGGATGCGTCCACGCTGCCGCTGGTGGCGAACCCGGGCCGCGTGGCGCCGCCGTGGAGCGGCATGGGCAAGTTCATCTGCATCGGCCTGAACTACGCCGACCACGCCGCCGAATCGGGCCTGCCCGTGCCGGCCGAACCCGTCATCTTCATGAAGCCGACGTCAGCTGTCGTTGGCCCCAACGACCCCGTCGTGCTGCCGCAGGATTCCATCAAGACCGATTGGGAAGTGGAACTGGGCGTGGTCATCGGCGAAAAGGCGCGCTACGTCAGCGAGGCCGACGCCATGAAACACGTGGCCGGCTATTGCGTAGTGAACGACGTGTCCGAACGCGAATACCAGATCGAGCGCGGCGGCACCTGGGACAAGGGCAAGGGCTGCGACACCTTCGGCCCCATCGGCCCGTGGCTGGCCACCGCCGATGAAATTCCCAACCCGCAAGACCTGGAGATGTGGCTGGAAGTGAACGGCAAGCGCTACCAGAACGGCAGCACGCGCACCATGGTGTTCGGCGTGGCGCAGTTGGTGGCGTATGTCAGCCGCTTCATGACGCTGTATCCGGGCGACCTGATCAGTACCGGCACGCCGCCCGGCGTGGGCATGGGGCAAAAGCCCGCGCCCATTTACTTGAAGGCGGGCGACGAAATCAAGCTGGGCATCGCGGGCCTGGGCGAACAGCGCCAGCGCGTGCACGCCTGGGACCCGGCGTTGATCGACGGCTGA